The Streptomyces sp. NBC_00569 genomic sequence GGCCGGCCGCACACACGCGATAACGACATGAGGCCGCCCCCTCGGTAAGGGGACGGCCTCATGTACGAGCCTGAGTTAGCGCGTTTCGCGGTGCGCCGTGTGCTGGTTGCAGCGCGGGCAGTGCTTCTTCATCTCAAGACGGTCCGGGTCGTTACGCCGGTTCTTCTTGGTGATGTAGTTCCGCTCCTTGCACTCCACGCAGGCCAGCGTGATCTTCGGGCGGACGTCGGTGGCAGCCACGTGAGTGCTCCTTGGACGGACGGTTGACGGATGAACGCATGAATAGTAGCCGACCGGAGGACCGACCCCACAATCGGCTACTGTGTGTAGCGGTGACCGGACTTGAACCGGTGACACAGCGATTATGAGCCGCTTGCTCTACCGACTGAGCTACACCGCTTTGATGCGATGCCCCTCACCCGAAGGTGAGGGAACTTCACACCAGAGCCCCAATACGGAATCGAACCGTAGACCTTCTCCTTACCATGGAGACGCTCTACCGACTGAGCTATTGGGGCGAGCGATGAAGACATTACACGCTCGCCCGCCGATCGCCCAAATCCGTTTCGT encodes the following:
- the rpmG gene encoding 50S ribosomal protein L33, with product MAATDVRPKITLACVECKERNYITKKNRRNDPDRLEMKKHCPRCNQHTAHRETR